Part of the Flavobacterium alkalisoli genome is shown below.
AGTTCGGCCCTGTCGTGAAAAGGATACCAGGTGTGAAAGCCGCATCCGCCTATAACCTTTCCGTTTTCCTTATTAATTAGCTGAAAATTTATAAAGCTTCGGTTATAGGTTTGCAGTCCCTTTTGGTATTTTTCCTTTTCTTTTTCAAGTGATTCAAAATCCGCAAGGCCTAAAAAATCGATAATGGAATTATCGTCCATAGTAGTGAAAACCTGCTCCATGACCAGCGGAGTAAGCTTTCTGAGACGTAGTCTCTGCGTTTCAAGGATTTCCATATTGGGTGGTGATTACATTATTCTTAAACTACCCCAAGTTATGGATTTTTTTCTTTCAGATTAACTTATTGATCCTTTCGATATTTGGTGTAAAGGGTATAAAATATTTTATATTCCAAGTTGGAATATAATGAAGCTAAGTCCACAAAGGATTCTGGGTATATTTTGTTTTATCATATCTCAGAAATAATATTAATCCATTGTTTTCTTTTCCTTTTTCTTAACTACATACACATTGTCAAACCTTTTAAAATCAGGAATTTTTTCAACTTCTATTTTTTGGGTATAAGAGCTGTCTGTTGTCTTAACAATGGTAACTGTCATAAGCCCCACTTTAAGTACATCCCTGTTTCTTTCTATAGTGGTGGCTGTAGGCTTAACTGTATAGGTACAATCGTCTACCCATGTTATTTTAAAGTCATACGTTTCGTTAGAATCTTCCATTCTTTCGGTTTGTATGTCGTCTTTACGGGTTATAATGCACACTTTTTTAGTAGCAGGATCAATTATTTTAAATGTCCCGTTCCTGAATTTCAGGCAGTCATTCTGTTTGTTAAATCCGCTTAGCAGTAAAAACAGACCCATAGATAATATTGCTGTTTTAATTTTCATAGTTAACTATTTAAGAATGAATTTGACTTTCTGTTGATAATTACTTTAATAGCAAGTAGCAATACTGCCAGTGCTTCTGCAAGAGATCCTGAAACAATCATTTCAGACCCCCACGGCCAGTGCATCACCCTAAGCATTGCTCCAACTATTGTGATTGAATATCCTAATAAAAATACAACAATTATTATCCAGTACTTCATAATTAAATATTAAAATAAAGACATATTAATCCTACAATTGCGGGTAATGCCTGTATGTAGAAAATGCTTTTTTGTACGGTGGTTGCACCATACAGTCCGGCAATTGCCACACAGCCAAGAAAGAACATAGCCACATTAACGCGCCACTCTTCATTCTCTATAAAAAGCGACCAAAGCAGTCCGGCGGCCAAAAAGCCATTATACAAACCCTGGTTTGCTGCCATGGATTTGGTTTTTTCAAAAAGTTCGGCAGGAAACTTTTTAAAAACTTTCCTGCCGCGTGTTGTCCAGGCAAAGCTTTCTAACCAAAAAATGTAAAGGTGCAGCATTGCCACTATAACTATTATTGATGAAGAAATTATTGCCATAGCTGTATGTTTTAAATTTTAAAATTCTTTTCTATTGCCCTAATCATTTCTCCGGCAATATCTTTATTAGTAGCGCCTTCTATACCTTCAAGGCCGGGAGAGGAGTTAACCTCAAGCAGTAACGGCCCTTTAGATGAACGGATAATATCTACACCCGCTACCTTAAGTCCCATAGCCTTAGTAGCTTTAATGGCTATTTTTTTCTCTTCTGCAGTAGCCTTGATAATCGAGGCGGTACCCCCCAAGTGGATATTTGCCCTGAACTCACCCGGAAGTGCTTCACGCTGAATAGCCGCAACCACTTTTCCGTCGATCACAAAACAGCGTATATCCTTACCGTTTGCTTCTTTAATGAATTCCTGTACCAAAATGTTAGCATTAAGGCTTTTAAAGGCATTTATAACACTCTCAGCAGCCTTTTTGGTTTCGGCCAGTACAACGCCTTTACCTTGTGTGCCTTCCAGTAACTTTACGATAAGCGGAGAACCGCCTACCATTTTAATAAGGTCGTTAGTATCAAGAGGGGAGTTGGCAAAACCTGTTGTAGGTATGTCAACACCACTGTTTAAAAGTAATTGTAATGAATACAGCTTATCCCTTGACTGACTTATGGCTGCAGCCGAGTTAAGGCAATATACCTTAAGTGCTTCAAAATGACGTGTAAGCGCACAGCCGTAAAACGTCATACTAGGTCGTATACGCGGTATAACCGCATCAAAATCGTTTAAAACCCTGCCACCCCTGTAATGAATTTCGGGAGTTTCGGCATCCAGTTTCATGTAGCAGTACTTAAGGTTAAGGAAATGCATCTCGTGTCCGCGCATTTCACCGGCCTCCATAATACGCCTGTTACTGTAAAGTTCAGGGTTACTGGCTAATAAGCCTATGCGAAGGCCTTTTTTAGGCTCTTCATTTTTATTATAGTATTCCTTTAATTTTTCGGTTGTAGGCTGTCCTAAAAGATATTTTTGCTCAGGATCTACCAATATGCGTCCGCTCATGGCTTCGCGCCCTAACAGCATACGGAAACCCATAGAGTCACGGTTGGTAAGTGTTACTTCAACCTCCCAGTTAGAGTCGCCCACCTGTATATTGGCCTTTATAACATAGCGTTTTTCGCGGTATCCGCTCGAGCTTTTTACAATACGTTTATCTACCAGCGGAGCCTCGCAGTGTATAACGG
Proteins encoded:
- a CDS encoding GNAT family N-acetyltransferase, which codes for MEILETQRLRLRKLTPLVMEQVFTTMDDNSIIDFLGLADFESLEKEKEKYQKGLQTYNRSFINFQLINKENGKVIGGCGFHTWYPFHDRAELGYGLFYDNYKQKGLMSEAVKAVLDYGFEKMNLHRVEALTATYNTASLKILKNFNFKLEGTLREHYNVDGKMEDSVMYSLLKHEHKK
- a CDS encoding GldL-related protein — protein: MKYWIIIVVFLLGYSITIVGAMLRVMHWPWGSEMIVSGSLAEALAVLLLAIKVIINRKSNSFLNS
- a CDS encoding DUF1304 domain-containing protein, whose translation is MAIISSSIIVIVAMLHLYIFWLESFAWTTRGRKVFKKFPAELFEKTKSMAANQGLYNGFLAAGLLWSLFIENEEWRVNVAMFFLGCVAIAGLYGATTVQKSIFYIQALPAIVGLICLYFNI
- the rimK gene encoding 30S ribosomal protein S6--L-glutamate ligase, with amino-acid sequence MLDKVIVGSEEWCAFPNLGIPAIKARVDSGAKTSALHAINIHPFIKDGDNWVRFDINPIQNNTKTVIHCEAPLVDKRIVKSSSGYREKRYVIKANIQVGDSNWEVEVTLTNRDSMGFRMLLGREAMSGRILVDPEQKYLLGQPTTEKLKEYYNKNEEPKKGLRIGLLASNPELYSNRRIMEAGEMRGHEMHFLNLKYCYMKLDAETPEIHYRGGRVLNDFDAVIPRIRPSMTFYGCALTRHFEALKVYCLNSAAAISQSRDKLYSLQLLLNSGVDIPTTGFANSPLDTNDLIKMVGGSPLIVKLLEGTQGKGVVLAETKKAAESVINAFKSLNANILVQEFIKEANGKDIRCFVIDGKVVAAIQREALPGEFRANIHLGGTASIIKATAEEKKIAIKATKAMGLKVAGVDIIRSSKGPLLLEVNSSPGLEGIEGATNKDIAGEMIRAIEKNFKI